The following are encoded together in the Labrus mixtus chromosome 2, fLabMix1.1, whole genome shotgun sequence genome:
- the palb2 gene encoding partner and localizer of BRCA2 — MEINVGDIPHCEEQLKTTLHCDDKEKLRRKLALLQREYLRTAQRLQRAERSEVVRRHVRSRIEQQNHQDKRDPEVTSNPCHNPTSLSLNVSNGTASGVPQCQESNGGTTDTENPRRSQVIRFLLPSDDACPQTPDSSNDSARGHRPSPALRLRSRSSRLRWERRSAAEAGRSTNDTEEGLEQSEKMESPRTIRGEERGTTEGAEVVYESEELISSARSDSPSLLLPHWNTCGETEAGNMEGQEAQGQQEHREKESEGGIESTFLPLTCRDPALYPGGRKQTETKNGKGKETEGENGRSNRDGALCEDSSEKDTEPNAAVKTESARSHHNSLEVKETCERVGAQQNVKGVGILDSCTLVEGLLFPAEYYVRTTRRMTSSHSQPDMQAVIHTQLGIGRPRRSRGNGRGLNKRTHNREGSDKLSQTSFSSPTTASPAVGPCTESPAVGTPTELISQSSSEISDQVVSADTLFSPKVTAVRPARGRRRRRGRGRGRGRPQTPRSSFNLDTSNLDPLQIPNDLQLTSSLVSASPSLHGPAVGSQPLRTQGEAVSVTDQPEPAYVYPIFLKSSGRTNRTTQLNGSSENRQSLLLPSSSPSQTSLLPLPSLSSGPLANNLINFDVHQDFHLPDDQFASLKLHKLRRVAVESGIEHFTSPSYNTRSSTRHCVAPPRSPVMPLPMALSLTPVIKNSTPTTQAERVATQSGDLQNVSTQQPLIDESSDQENPKKQKTEILQPESQTHTCSTESASVVQEFAADSADQYEEEESDLKTDFAESVTGTVKDDVFVHSYELQTKDSSVPLLDEQTDCPGVAQVLRDERSPTLPTHHQTKTDEENVVKTLFFDSPRRKTSARPSTNLTACSESPVQRLNVRSPARDLNESPECPTSPPRVLNVQAQLLFSPLLASAPGRFTTPHSSLLATSPSFPSLGPTPYPAPAALPLSSSASAPALTLPPSHSPSTQALSPPVLSPRLSPTCVPPSQPPNSPAPKIQVSPGMSERVEPATCPSVSSIHHHGLGVQAGMTIEDTAEGNTLRCVHTLKAPAGGCLVDVCCLPGPSSGFCVAAAGKWAVCLWSQTAASDWSLTHTWAFNEPVINVFSVPDAAGLMCVTLGQLEIKEVRMLSCSSLSQVLLCAGPVQAVVCVSRSRVVTSSHSACGSTLQVFTLLDSGSTWSSQLLVSPGVCVGAIAPVNGLLDALIGTDEGGSLLIWNLKTGQLLRRITLTDGLSHTACLRGYSYCGVLFVLLQHQFLTSLEEAERETEEEDQIFSEEEVARRKSILFSLVAVNPLTGKSVVATRLYPPKAWSGRLCEADVSSSSVVGLSQSGCVCVWELLHPGGSRMVWSPESEGWQLARWGGEGTLVTGHHNGDVSLHCYYSSQTLLSHPNMKHSLVK, encoded by the exons ATGGAGATCAATGTGGGAGATATTCCGCACTGTGAGGAGCAGCTGAAGACAACACTGCACTGTGATGACAAGGAGAAG CTTCGTAGGAAGTTGGCACTGTTACAGAGGGAATATCTGAGGACGGCCCAGCGACTACAG CGTGCTGAGCGTTCAGAAGTGGTACGGAGACATGTGAGGAGTAGGATTGAACAGCAGAACCACCAGGACAAGAGGGATCCAGAGGTGACGTCAAACCCCTGTCATAACCCAACTTCATTGTCTCTGAACGTTAGCAATGGGACAGCCTCAGGTGTACCTCAGTGCCAGGAATCCAATGGAG GTACCACAGATACTGAGAACCCCAGGAGGAGTCAGGTGATCAGGTTCCTGCTTCCCTCTGATGATGCTTGCCCACAAACACCGGATTCCAGTAATGACTCCGCTAGAGGTCATAGGCCCAGTCCTGCGCTGCGCCTCAGGTCGCGTAGCAGCCGGCTTCGCTGGGAAAGGAGGAGTGCTGCTGAGGCTGGAAGGAGCACAAACGACACTGAGGAGGGACTGGAGCAGAGTGAAAAGATGGAGAGTCCTAGAACAATACGAGGTGAAGAGAGAGGCACCACAGAAGGAGCAGAGGTTGTGTATGAAAGTGAAGAGCTGATTTCTAGTGCAAGATCggactccccctctctgctgctgccacACTGGAACACATGTGGAGAAACTGAAGCTGGAAACATGGAGGGACAAGAGGCACAGGGGCAACAAGAACACAGGGAGAAAGAATCAGAAGGGGGAATAGAATCAACCTTTTTGCCGCTCACATGTCGGGACCCTGCTTTGTACCCTGGCGGGAGGaaacaaactgagacaaaaaatggaaaagggAAGGAGACAGAAGGGGAAAATGGTAGAAGCAATAGGGACGGGGCACTGTGTGAAGACAGCAGTGAAAAAGATACTGAACCAAACGcagcagtgaaaacagaaagtgcaagaaGTCATCATAACAGCCTGGAAGTCAAAGAAACCTGTGAGAGGGTTGGAGCACAGCAGAATGTAAAGGGTGTAGGTATCCTTGACTCCTGCACCTTAGTGGAGGGACTGCTTTTCCCAGCGGAGTACTACGTCAGAACCACAAGACGTATGACTTCTTCACACAGCCAGCCAGACATGCAGGCTGTCATACACACCCAGCTGGGAATCGGGCGACCTCGCAGGAGCCGGGGCAATGGAAGAGGACTGAACAAGCGCACACACAACCGTGAAGGGTCAGATAAACTGTCTCAGACAAGTTTTTCCTCACCGACGACGGCATCTCCGGCTGTAGGTCCTTGTACAGAATCACCTGCTGTTGGAACACCTACTGAGCTGATCAGTCAGAGTTCCAGTGAGATTTCAGATCAAGTGGTCTCAGCAGATACATTATTTTCTCCTAAGGTCACCGCTGTTCGTCCAGCAAGAGGGAGGCGgagaagaagaggcagaggaagaggaagagggagaccTCAGACCCCACGGAGCTCTTTTAATTTAGATACCAGTAATCTAGATCCTCTGCAAATTCCAAATGATCTTCAGCTTACAAGCTCCCTGGTCTCTGCATCCCCATCTCTCCATGGTCCAGCTGTTGGATCACAGCCCCTCCGCACACAAGGAGAAGCAGTTTCAGTGACAGACCAACCTGAGCCTGCCTACGTCTACCCTATCTTTCTGAAGAGCAGTGGCAGGACTAACAGAACTACACAGCTGAATGGAA GCTCAGAAAACAGGCAATCTCTCCTCCTGCCGTCCTCTTCACCGTCCCAAACATCTCtgcttcctctcccctctctgtcctccGGCCCACTGGCCAACAACCTGATCAACTTTGACGTTCATCAAGACTTCCATCTCCCCGATGACCAGTTTGCCTCCCTGAAGCTGCACAAGCTTCGCCGAGTCGCGGTGGAATCGggaattgaacattttacatcacCGTCTTACAACACACGCAGTAGCACACGGCACTGTGTTGCTCCCCCCCGCAGCCCGGTGATGCCTCTTCCAATGGCGCTTAGCCTCACACCTGTAATTAAAAACTCAACACCTACCACTCAAGCAGAACGAGTTGCCACGCAGTCCGGAGACCTCCAAAACGTGTCGACGCAACAACCTTTAATCGACGAGTCATCCGATCAAGAAAAccccaaaaagcagaaaactgAAATCCTCCAACCAGAgagtcagacacacacctgctcaACAGAGTCTGCGTCAGTGGTTCAAGAGTTTGCTGCTGATTCTGCTGACCAATATGAAGAGGAAGAATCTGATCTAAAGACTGACTTTGCAGAGAGTGTTACAGGAACTGTTAAAGATGATGTCTTTGTGCATTCTTATGAACTTCAAACAAAAGACTCGTCTGTCCCCTTGTTAGATGAACAAACAGATTGTCCTGGTGTAGCTCAGGTTTTGAGGGATGAGAGGTCACCCACCTTACCCACACATCACCAAACTAAAACAGACGAGGAAAACGTCGTCAAAACTCTTTTCTTTGATTCCCCTCGGCGAAAAACCTCAGCACGGCCTTCTACAAACTTGACTGCATGTAGTGAGTCGCCTGTGCAGCGTCTCAATGTAAGATCTCCTGCCAGAGATTTAAACGAGTCCCCTGAATGCCCCACAAGTCCTCCCAGAGTCCTCAATGTCCAAGCCCAGCTCCTATTCAGTCCTCTTCTTGCATCAGCACCGGGCCGATTCACAACCCCACACTCTTCTCTCCTCGCTACCAGCCCATCATTTCCATCCTTAGGACCCACCCCTTACCCTGCCCCTGCTGCCCTCCCTCTGTCTTCGTCCGCATCTGCCCCAGCCCTCACACTGCCTCCCAGTCACAGCCCATCCACTCAGGCCCTCTCCCCTCCTGTTCTCTCTCCCCGTCTGTCCCCGACTTGTGTCCCTCCCAGCCAGCCCCCAAACTCCCCTGCCCCTAAAATCCAGGTTTCACCGGGGATGTCAGAGAGGGTGGAACCTGCTACCTGCCCGTCTGTCTCCAGCATCCACCATCATGGCTTAGGTGTGCAGGCTGGCATGACGATAGAGGACACAGCAGAGGGCAACACTTTAAGATGTGTGCACACTCTGAAG gccCCAGCAGGAGGCTGCCTGGTGGATGTGTGCTGTCTGCCCGGACCCTCAAGTGGTTTTTgtgtagcagcagcaggaaagTGGGCTGTTTGTCTGTGGAGTCAGACTGCAGCCTCTGACTggagcctaacacacacctgggcCTTCAatgag ccaGTGATCAATGTGTTTTCCGTCCCTGATGCTGCTGGGCTGATGTGTGTGACTCTGGGACAGTTAGAGATAAAAGAAGTGAG GATGCTCTCATGCTCCAGCCTCTCTCAGGTGTTGCTCTGTGCGGGGCCGGTCCaggctgttgtgtgtgtttccagatcCAGAGTGGTTACCTCCTCTCACTCGGCGTGTGGCTCCACCCTGCAGGTGTTTACACTGTTAGACAGTGGCAG cACATGGAGCTCTCAGCTGCTGGTGTCTCCTGGTGTTTGTGTCGGGGCCATCGCTCCAGTGAACGGACTCTTAGATGCTCTGATTGGCACAGATGAAGGTGGAAGTCTCCTCATCTG gaATTTAAAGACAGGACAGCTGCTCAGGAGAATAACCCTGACTGATGGTTTATCACACACAGCTTGTCTCAGAGGATACTCCTACTGT GGAGTGTTATTTGTCCTGCTGCAGCATCAGTTTCTGACCTCCCTGGaggaagcagaaagagagaccGAAGAAGAAGATCAAATCTTCTCGGAAGAGGAAGTAGCAAGGAGGAAGAGCATCCTATTCTCCCTGGTCGCCGTGAACCCTCTGACTGGAAAATCTGTGGTTGCCACTCGGCTGTATCCGCCCAAAGCGTGGTCCGGCAG GCTGTGTGAGGCTGACGTTAGCAGCTCCAGCGTGGTGGGCCTGAGTCAGAgtggctgcgtgtgtgtgtgggagctcCTTCACCCGGGCGGCTCCAGGATGGTGTGGTCTCCTGAGAGTGAAGGCTGGCAGCTGGCTCGATGGGGCGGAGAAGGTACTCTGGTGACCGGACATCACAACGGAGACGTTAGTTTACACTGCTACTACAGCAGTCAGACACTTCTCTCTCACCCTAACATGAAACACTCTcttgtcaaataa